AAGTTTCAGCTAGCAActgttttaaatattaatcaaCGAAGTCTGTATCTAATTTATGTTCGATTTAATTTCCATATTTcgcacttttgttttcggtgAACAGCCAGCCGAAAATGAATAGAAACCAGAAAATCCAACATAAAGTCAAGGCCGACTGCGCCCATGAGGCCGTACCAATCACGAAAATCTGACAATGATCTTGGTATTAGGCCTTAACTTGGGCTGTGGGGATTTTTAAAGAACCAAAGCTTAAATTAAGTAATGACGAAAGATGCAGCAAATGTCATGAGACAGAAAAACGTGTTTTTAAGGCAGCGAAACAAATGAAATTTGGCAGAGATATTGTACCTCTTAAATTAGTGGTTAAATTGATAGacttttaaattaagtttttttttattattcttctTTATTTTGTCGTTTTTTTGTGTAGCTTTCCTTAGGTTTTAGCTAGTAGTCCATGCTCAGCAGATTTGCAATTACctattaaaacatttttatttggaCATATGAGGCGTTCTTGAAATATGTGTAAATCTAAATTTTACGCTCAAGGACTTCTAGTCAAATTAGTTATAAATCCTAATAAAATTAGATGAcaacttaattaaaagtatTCTTCATTAAACAAAAGAAGTTAAATAATTGGCAGGCTGTGAATCATCAAGAAGACTCATTCAATAGGAATTGTGACATAGACTCAAGTTATAAAAAATAATCTATTTCGATATATAGTAAACATTATAGTTTCATACATTGccgttcggttttatttatatacatacaaaaaTATGCTGTATGCATGAACACACAGCGTTGCCAATTTAATTGCAAACTAAATATTATTCAGCTGCTTGATTAATGGACTTACAAATAATTTATGTTCATCGTTTTGTCTAAGGCACTTTTACACTTTTCTTTACATCATACAAATATATTCTTTAATTCAAATTGTTGTATtctaattatattttaattctGCTCTTAGCTacattttcaacattttcatTATGTTTAGTGATATTTTAGTCTTACGAATggaaaatatgcaattaaatcaatttttgAGCGAAGACTTGATTTGCAAACATGATATCAGCGGAATCAAGGCTTATGTACTTATACAAACACCAATTGTTGTATGTTGTTCCCAAGTCACTTTCAAAACGTCCTTCATTCAATTTTCAACAACATACGTAAAATTTGCTGTTTTTCAGCTAAGTACTAATCTTTTTTAAACTCTCTAAAACCGACAGCTTAGTTACAATTACATTTCTTTATTGGGTTAAGGCCTACGCAACAAAAACCTTCAGCATTTCACTCGAAATCTAATCGCGGACTCGATTTCGCCAtgttattttaaacatttatatgTGCACAAGTTTGACTTAATGTTCAACactaattaaaaacatatacaAAACTAAATTTAGATTAAGTTTAATGCATATGGGTCTCTGATCTTTCCTTTTGATCGTCGCCCCCTCATTCCTTATCAAATAGGTTTAACATCTCCAAATCGCTTTACTAGTACAAATATCACGGTTCGCATTTATGCTTATTGAAATGTAATTTTCAATCGCATTAATTGCTCTGCCTACCATTCAGTGCGGTAAGTAAACAAATCAATTCTCAATGTGTGTGTTTCTtgtataaatttttaatagtaattgcttcttttttttttttgttttgaaacTTGTCTTCATCATTATTACTATTACGCTTTAACTCTCAAAGTCTATTTAATACGTTTCAATTCAATGATTCCTACTCTGCTAATCAAGTCAAATATTTAACGTTGGAATTGTTTTGGCCCGGTATCGGTCTAATCTACGTTTTGGTCTTTGCAGTAAGTCTACATTGCCAAAAAACATTGTTTAATCTATGCCTTTACTGCGGAAATatagaaacacaaaaaaattggTAAGACTGTTTGTTTTGCTGATGTCTAGGAATCTCGCCCCGGTATACGAATATAATGTTGCTCTCAATTTCTCTTTTTGAGTATTTTGAAAAGAAAATCAATCCAATAAAACTATCTTTAATTCGTTAATGAACGTATATGGAAAATTCAACTAAATAACGTTATACTTAAGTTTATGGCCTACACTAAAAGTAACTGATAATGACTGCCTATGAGAGGTGGACACCCCATAACCCAGGTCTCTGGCCGCTTATGTCCAGAGAATAGGAGAAATGAAAGGTCCAAGTGTGTtattatttacaaaaatttCTTGGAAGTGAATCAATTGTGGGCGTGTATTCTTAAGCACGCTCTATCAAAAGGGCCGTCTGCTTACTTGGCGGCTATTTCCAACTTAAGAATGGCCAGCTAAATGGAATACACCATGATACCTAAAAGCCACATTTAACTACTTTAAGTCTATGTAAGCCATGCTCTCAAGGCTTTGCAGAGTAGAAAAAGATAACCCAGAACGCGGTAAAACCCAATAGGCCCCCATGGCGTTACACGTCCCGACCTATAGCTAAGCCTAACTACATAATGCTCTATAGTTCTAGGCCTAAGTCTCTAGCTAATTGTAAAACACGCACTTGAAGTGCGCATCCAATGCTATAGAGGGAATGGGAACCGGTAGTCAACACAACCGATCTATAGCATTGCAAATAGTAATAGTGAAGTTGGTTGTAGTCTTTTCGCCTTTTCCTCCTTCCCGTTCAATCGGGACTGACCTCAGCTTGGCTTCAGGATTAGTTACTATATCGCACATCCCTTGCGCATGCCATACATTATTTTGAGTTCCGGATAGATGATCTTCCGTATCAGTTGGTTCGTCTTGCCGGACAACATGGCCCGTCGGTTGTCCTTTTTCAGCACCTTGATGCCCGGCTTGTGCACCAGGAATGCGTTGTCCAGTATGTGGAACTCGTAGTCCATTACGCAAAGCGCATAGCCctgcaaataaataatattataaagtTTACTGCTGGGCTGCAATAATGAGGAATGACTCACCTGAGGCATCTTGTCGCTTTTACCCTCCCAACTGAGCCGTTCATCGTAATGAGGATCGGCATGGGTTCCAATATAAATAGGCTCCCAGTGCACATAGTAACCCGTTCGTTTCCCTGCAATAACAACATGGGAAATTAATCTAAAGGCAACAAAGATGTAATTGTAATTCATTACCTATGTGAAACACACTTAGTTCATCCGTCTCATTGGCGGACATCCACTCCTTGGACTTGGGCACCCCGTGGCAACTGGCGCACACCCGTTTGTGGAATGGTATGGCTTTGCCCGTGCGAAGGAACTCCTGTAGCTCTGTCTTGTCGTGTGGCACTGGGGAGTTCTCCTCCACCTCGAAGATGGCCAATGGAAATACTCTATAATTTGCAAAAGAATCTCAATCACAAGGTCTTTCTGTCAAGGAACTGAAGGCAACTCACCTGGGTGCTTTGCGTCTCAAGTACTGCTCGTTGCGAGCAATCATCTCGAGGAACTTCTTAACCAGACCCGGGTTCGGATACAGCTCGATGTCTGAAGCCAAAATAAAGTGGGTGAGTGCCGAGTCGCGCGCAATGTTACGACCCACGTTCACCGGATACAGCAGCTTCTTCTGCGCCTTGTACAGGTGACCAGAGCTGACGTTGAAGTACGGAGGTGGAAGAGTGCAGTTGTATCCCGTTTTAAAGACCTCGTGGGGCTTGGGCACAGACTTGGGAATGTGCTTGGTGCCAAAGTAGATGTGGAAGGTGGTATAGGCACGCACCAGGTGGCTGCCGGGTAGACATTCCCGCAGATACCGGATAGAGTCTAGCGTGGGCTGGAAGTCCGTGCCGGGCGCGTGCATGGCAATGCTCACCGGGGCGTTCCAGCGCTCCAACAGCGGCACCAGGTTGTCCAGGAACGTGTAGTCCGCGTGCGTGGTGTAGGTGATCGACTCGTGGCACTTGATCTCGCCATGCTCCGCCCGCACGTAGTTCTGCAGCACCCAGAAGTCGCCGCGCTGCAGAGTCTGTTGGTGGTAGTCGTGGTCGAAGCAGTTGATCAGCGATCGCACacgctcctccagctccttctcGTCGCCTGTGACTATGTAGCCCCCGTCCGACTGGCTGTTGTTCACCTCGGCGACACCGCCGGCTCCAATGTTTCCTATCACCTGGGAGGGATCGCCCAGAGCAGGCGCTCCGGCACCACTATCGTTCGCCAACTGCGGGGCTCCAGCAGCGCCATCAGCCACCTGagccgctgctgctggaggaTCTGCGTTGGCATTGACCAGCTGCTTCTCCTCGGACTCGAAGATCTCGACCACCTGCTAAAGACGAAACGAGGCGTTAGTCCAAAGTTCGCATGAGCATAATCTAGATGTATCTTACGTTCTGGTTCTTGGGTGtgggctgctgttgctgctgcacctgGGCCGCTGATGAGGCGGAGCCCACTTGCAGCATCGACAcctgttgctgctcctgcagCAGGAAGCCGCCGCCATTTGAGAAGTTGTTGCCGCCGCCGATCATCAACTGACTGCCGATGTACAGGATCACCGCCACATTGATTAGGATGCTGCAGCGCAGCAACCAATTGCGGCGGGTGAACATTTTCTGGCCCAGAGGCTCAAAACGCATGTTGtagctgcaaaaaaaaaagttaacatttaaatatatgtcCATTGTAAATCATAAATTGAACAACAGATGAGCGAAAACTAAAATCATTTCCATGCTAGCATGTAGATATCCATGTAGAAAACATGTAGTTCTACAGCAGCGCCCTCTCATAGATTTAAAAGAAACACCCCTTACGGTAGATGGCGCTATTCAACGGTTTGAGAATTCCTAAGTTTGAAAGTCATTGCTGGCCCTACCCTAGAAAATTGAGCAGTGATAAGGActtttaaaactaaatttaactgaatttaatttataatatttttaatttgtattaaacCAATTACTATAAAACACAGCATTTGTTAATATAATCGCATTGGTAATGAGATTACGTCTGAAGATTCTTTTTCACAATATTTATCTTTTAGTAATCTTTTAATCTTTATATTTTGCACAGATTTATTGTGTACTCAGACAAGTAAAAAGTAGAAAAGTTTATTTCTTATATAAGTAACGCTTATCAGAAGCGTGcagttttaattgaaaatggcAGGCTATGTTTAACAATTGAGCTTAACATTGATTTTTTTATTAGTCTGACTTTTTATTGAtagcattttaattataaaatgcACAATAAACGGAGTAATCACAAGTGGAATAGAAGACGTCATGTTTTCACTTGTATTCCTCTTGGAAATCTCAACAGCTTTAAAATGTCAATCATAATTAAATAAAGATATTAGCACAGAAACCAATCTATAAACTTCACTCATAAGTTGTTCTACTTTTTATATGTTATTGGTTCACTCGAAATCGTTTGGTTATTgccttaaaaatattattattatattattattattatattatttttcactcgaatttatttttaattaaataataaaaagcaaagAATTAGTAGAATTGCTTTTTGATTTCCTTGTACATTTTCAAATGTCAGCTTTTATACGGAATttcaaaatgattaaattagGAAATGTGATAAGCAACTACTGATAGTTCTTAGTTCGGTAATTGATAAATAATTAAACTAACTGAATATATGTAGTTTTGCTTGCCTTTTATTGGGCTCCATTTGCTAGCAAATAGACTGAAGCCGCAGACTCTTGAAATGAAACTGCTGCATTCCTGTCTAATTGGCACAGTTTTCTCCAACCCACGTATCGTACAGACGTTTGTACATGCTTCCCTTTTCTGCTAGCGTATTGTTTGAGCTTCTTATCAATTAACTGCCCATGATTGCTTATCGTTCGGCGTGgttaaccaaacaaaatgtcgCACAGGAAGTGCTTACGTGGGTCTCCCGTTTGCCAAGCACTCTTCTCGACTCTCCAGTGCTCCGAGATGCGGGTGTCGACTTGTTTAAAGAGCTCAATGCCACTTTGAAAGCAGTTCAGGTCTTGTGCATACAAAATGGGCGCACGGCAACTTTGTGATTCACAATAAATCTGAGGGATGCCACCGGAATTAAATATTCGCGGGTGCAACGACACTGGCTAAATCAAAGCTCAATTTACTCGACATTAGTCAGCAACATATATAAATTACAATATATAAAAGCTGCATTCAATTGTTAAACATTTTACGTCATTTAAGTGTGGTGCCCTTAATTTCCGCTTCGAGTTCTGATAGTTCTTATCCAAACTGGCTGAGTTTTCGGATTGAGCTTAGGCTGTATAATTCTTTATAAGCAAGGAAGTACCCAGTAAATGCTTAGAAAAGCAACTGGGTTGTATGGGATTGCCTATAGCACACTATTGAAACCTTGCCCATCCACTGCCCTTTGTTCTGTGCGAACTGCCATGGGCAACACCTGACCTTACACCTGAATAAcgcatataaaaatattattttccaGGCACGAAGTATATTTTCTTTGCCAAAACGAAGGTGTGTGGGCCAGATGAATACAAATCAATCGCGGCTTCTGGAGAAGACAAAAACATTCATTAGCGGACTTGCCTTGGGGGTCCACCATCAGGTCCACACGAGTTCCGAAATTCAAAACTATTAGACCGTATGGACCGTGTTTTGAGTTCATTGCTCCATCGTTAATTTGTTTGGTAGGCGGACGCGTGGGCCTCCTGGAGGGCACTAGAAGTGCCACCGGTTTTGTGTGTTTCTGGGGCATTGTCGGATGATGAATTTGCATAGAAGCAGTCGGTCAATCCGCACTCCACTTCTCTTCACAGGAAACCGAGCCAAGTACACAAACTACAGCTTTGGACAGCATAACAACAATTTGAGGTCCGATAAAAGTTTGATTGAAGCGAGAAACTTAATCCCGAAATAGAGAAACTCGGCTTGGCAACACGTCTGGAGCTTTAGTTCGATCACATTTGGCATTATAATCATTCGATACCCAAActatttatatgtttatatgatttttcagGTTCCTTTCCACACGTACACACACTTTGCGTCTGTTCTTCGTCACTTTGTTTTGGCTGCGGCGTGTGTGACTCTTTGTGATATATATGGTGATTATGCAAAACCCCAAAGTTGTATGACTTACAAAATTTGGAGCGAAACGTGAGAATTATTATGAGTTTTCAATTTGCCAACTGAAGTTGTGCCCCCAAAAAGGCGACGTGAAGTGCGACACACGTTTGTTTTGCAACAATGAGTGTGAGTTtcaaaaaaaacagaaaacagaacaCCCTAGAGTTCAAGGGTATGTTGTGCTCAATCTGTTCTGGATAGAAAAATCTCTCTTTTTTGTATCCTTGCTTCGTTATATTATATAGATTGGCATACTTCATAAGTCATCGATAAGACTGAAGGTGAATAAACTTCGCATATTGATTAAACCGGTTATCTCAAAATGAACATTCAGAACCAAAATTCTTTAAGATAGGTACAAAGGTTAAAACTTATAAtcgttaaaaaaaatttacacATTTGCTTACTGGACAgagcaattaaaattgttttatgttttccaTTGCTAAGTGAATAATAGTTTTCCACGCCAAGTTACGACTTCTTCTCCCAAGTCGCAGCAAGGCGATGATGTTGCCCATTTCCACGGGCGAACGAGGGAAAATCCATCGAAGAAATGCCAAACTGCAATTGACTTTCATGACCATAAAAAATGAAGTTATAAGCGGCGAACAGCGGTTCGCGGACTACGGACCACGGACCACAGACTGCGGACTGCGGACATCCACAGCCGCAACTGAGCGCAAAAATAAAGTCGGCTGAAATTGCTGctgtaatatattttaatagcaCAGAGCATGGCCGGAAAAACTCCGCACTGCGATCGCCAATTCTCGTGAGGCTGTTTGGGGCCTCGCCGGCTGGGTCGTTTGGTCAGTTCCAAGAGTTGTCGGAGCGGCTGGAGTGGATGGAGGTGGCTGCTTGGCTATAGCGAAACTAACCTTCGCCTGGCAACAGTCGATCCGCTGCGAGCTGACAAACTCTTTGGTATATGACCAGTGGTGCCCTCAACCCGATGGTGGCCCCCTCCAACTGCcagcctgcctgcctgccttaTTATGTCTAATTAGATTGCGCTGGCCCCTTGTTGGGCATTTCCAGATGGTTGGGAGGCTCTGCGGAATGGAATGCCTCATTATTTCTCGTTTTCGCCTTTTGCGCCTCTTTCAGAAAATTTCTGCGACGCGGTCACAGGCGAAAATCGTTTATGAAAACATTGTTTGCTTCGCCTCTGTGATTCTGCCTATGCTGATTATTTTTGGATAGCTAGCTTATAAAGTGATTGGGCGCGGGGGTCAGGAGCTGATCGAAGAAACTCACTTGATCGGGGGCAGAAATCTATAGTCAGATATCTATCAGATAACTAAAAATAGTTGCAAATTTATGTATTAATCAGTTCATGTTCGCTTCGCCTACGTGGCTGCAAACCAATAGTGATGGTGTTCAataaagtttaattaaattagcaATTTGCCAGGAAATTCAACACAATGCATGACATAATTGCTGGGCAGGCAAACACAGAAAACTGCCAACCCATAGTCAATAGATAAGGCCGTAATTATCGATAATTACGCATTAATAAATTAACAAAGAGTTTTATGGCCACTTAATGATGGCCTGATGGTCAATATCGAACTCTCTACGCCAGAGAGGGAGTGGAACCTATGGCATGAGCTGTTCCAACAACAAGCTGTCATGACCAAGTTGATGAATGCCCAAATACCTGTCGCACCATGTTTGCCATTGGCATATTTATACTCGGAAAGAAAGGAATACTACGGGATGGGACAGGACGCGCTCATAGAAACACTCATAAAGTATTCAATTTATATTAGTTCATTTGTTTTGACATCGGAAACGACAGAAATGAGTTATAACCATGTCGCTGAGGGTGTGGCCACGCCGTTCGTCGGCCGATTCCGATGGTTCCATGCGGAAGAGGATTTACGACACCTCGTAAAACTCTAGGAGATCCCAAACCAACCACCAATGGCACTTGCATACTAACTTCATTAGCATTGCCAATCGGTGACTAGAAATAAAGAGATCTTGAATGTAAAAAGAACGTATAAGAACGTTTTCTTGAATCTTGATTAGTCAGGTCTAACAACTATAAAATTGGTGTATGTGATCGCCATGGATGATTTCGTATAACTAATTTGAGAAAATTAGACATAAAGTGGCAATGATTAACCTTAGATGCTGGCTTTGAAGTAGTAAACATATTTTTCACCGCGATCGATATTGAATTCACATTACTTAGCCTATTAGTTCGCGGGACCCCACTAATTCACTAAAAATAATGTCGTTTCACCTAATGCTACAATTATTTGTCATGGCCGTGCAATGTTACTCACACAAAGGAATACAACAAATTATTGTGTCCACACACAACAATAATTACAACCGTCACGGAAATATCAAATCAAGCcatctttttttattattcttataTGCAATAGATTGTTTCACCCGTAGTTAGTTTAATATTACCTTGTTTAGCCCATTCAAAAAGTTCACTCGATATCTTTGCTTTGTATAAAGTTTCGTGGAAGTTATAAGTGCAAACCTAACCAAAtacattgctcatacgcagcgTGTGCCACAGAAAACACAATTCTCAAATGCAAAGAACAAAACGGCAGGAGTATCACATAAAAAAGAAAGGCGACCGAAAAAGTCAAGAAAATCGATTGGTTTTGACCTCATGGACGCGTAACACAATTCGGAGCTCCCTTTTTTTGCTGCCAACTGGCAGCGACAAATACTGCGATGATGGGTGCATTGGCACTAATGTAGCTTTTGGCCCAAAGAGAGCGTCGAAGGAAAGACGCGGCGAAAgcgaaaggcaaacaaacacgCCACGAATTAGAGGGTAGGTGCTGCCACGGACCACCGATTTCGGTCGAGACAGAACCTTGTACGGGTTTATGTATATCGCCAGCCAGTTTTTGCCTATTTAGCGACGCCAACTATCACGCGATc
This genomic stretch from Drosophila mauritiana strain mau12 chromosome 2L, ASM438214v1, whole genome shotgun sequence harbors:
- the LOC117140415 gene encoding beta-1,4-glucuronyltransferase 1 isoform X2, with translation MRFEPLGQKMFTRRNWLLRCSILINVAVILYIGSQLMIGGGNNFSNGGGFLLQEQQQVSMLQVGSASSAAQVQQQQQPTPKNQNVVEIFESEEKQLVNANADPPAAAAQVADGAAGAPQLANDSGAGAPALGDPSQVIGNIGAGGVAEVNNSQSDGGYIVTGDEKELEERVRSLINCFDHDYHQQTLQRGDFWVLQNYVRAEHGEIKCHESITYTTHADYTFLDNLVPLLERWNAPVSIAMHAPGTDFQPTLDSIRYLRECLPGSHLVRAYTTFHIYFGTKHIPKSVPKPHEVFKTGYNCTLPPPYFNVSSGHLYKAQKKLLYPVNVGRNIARDSALTHFILASDIELYPNPGLVKKFLEMIARNEQYLRRKAPRVFPLAIFEVEENSPVPHDKTELQEFLRTGKAIPFHKRVCASCHGVPKSKEWMSANETDELSVFHIGKRTGYYVHWEPIYIGTHADPHYDERLSWEGKSDKMPQGYALCVMDYEFHILDNAFLVHKPGIKVLKKDNRRAMLSGKTNQLIRKIIYPELKIMYGMRKGCAI
- the LOC117140415 gene encoding beta-1,4-glucuronyltransferase 1 isoform X1, giving the protein MRFEPLGQKMFTRRNWLLRCSILINVAVILYIGSQLMIGGGNNFSNGGGFLLQEQQQVSMLQVGSASSAAQVQQQQQPTPKNQNQVVEIFESEEKQLVNANADPPAAAAQVADGAAGAPQLANDSGAGAPALGDPSQVIGNIGAGGVAEVNNSQSDGGYIVTGDEKELEERVRSLINCFDHDYHQQTLQRGDFWVLQNYVRAEHGEIKCHESITYTTHADYTFLDNLVPLLERWNAPVSIAMHAPGTDFQPTLDSIRYLRECLPGSHLVRAYTTFHIYFGTKHIPKSVPKPHEVFKTGYNCTLPPPYFNVSSGHLYKAQKKLLYPVNVGRNIARDSALTHFILASDIELYPNPGLVKKFLEMIARNEQYLRRKAPRVFPLAIFEVEENSPVPHDKTELQEFLRTGKAIPFHKRVCASCHGVPKSKEWMSANETDELSVFHIGKRTGYYVHWEPIYIGTHADPHYDERLSWEGKSDKMPQGYALCVMDYEFHILDNAFLVHKPGIKVLKKDNRRAMLSGKTNQLIRKIIYPELKIMYGMRKGCAI